A genomic window from Luteolibacter sp. LG18 includes:
- a CDS encoding P-II family nitrogen regulator, whose product MKKIEAIIKPFKLEEVKEALAEVGVQGMTVTEVKGFGRQKGHTEIYRGSEYTVDFLPKVKIEIVVDDAQAGGVAEAIVKSANTGKIGDGKVFISTIEEAIRIRTGETGSSAVAVN is encoded by the coding sequence ATGAAAAAAATCGAAGCGATCATCAAACCATTCAAACTGGAAGAAGTGAAGGAGGCGCTCGCCGAAGTGGGTGTCCAGGGCATGACGGTGACTGAAGTGAAAGGTTTCGGCCGTCAGAAGGGCCATACCGAGATCTACCGTGGTTCCGAGTACACCGTTGATTTCCTTCCCAAGGTGAAGATCGAGATCGTCGTGGACGATGCGCAGGCCGGCGGTGTCGCCGAAGCCATCGTGAAGAGCGCCAACACCGGCAAGATCGGTGACGGCAAGGTCTTCATCTCGACCATCGAGGAAGCCATCCGCATCCGCACCGGTGAGACCGGTTCCTCCGCGGTGGCCGTGAACTGA
- the azu gene encoding azurin, giving the protein MNKLIFSLAAAVLAPIAMAEDAAKVELTGNDAMQFSSKAFEVTAGQSVSLTFKHIGQLPKTAMGHNVVILKAGTAIPAFATKAMTAKDTDYIPADAESKALIIAHTKTIGGGESDTITFTAPTEAGSYPFLCTFPGHFAVMQGVMTVKAK; this is encoded by the coding sequence ATGAACAAACTGATCTTTTCCCTCGCTGCCGCCGTGCTCGCCCCGATCGCCATGGCGGAAGACGCCGCCAAGGTGGAGCTCACCGGCAACGACGCGATGCAGTTCAGCTCGAAGGCCTTCGAAGTGACCGCCGGCCAGAGCGTGAGCCTCACCTTCAAGCACATCGGCCAGCTGCCGAAGACCGCGATGGGCCACAACGTCGTCATCCTCAAGGCCGGCACCGCCATCCCCGCCTTCGCCACCAAGGCCATGACCGCCAAGGACACCGACTACATCCCGGCGGACGCCGAGTCCAAGGCCCTCATCATCGCCCACACCAAGACCATCGGCGGCGGCGAGTCGGACACCATCACCTTCACCGCCCCCACCGAAGCGGGTTCCTATCCCTTCCTCTGCACCTTCCCCGGCCACTTCGCCGTGATGCAGGGCGTGATGACCGTGAAGGCCAAGTAA
- a CDS encoding GNAT family N-acetyltransferase has product MPVAAPADRALVLDEIARLAATGPLVSQARFDVYLANADAIPAILHEIGRLREIAFRAVGEGSGKALDLDHYDRSYLHLFLWDREAQAVAGAYRLGRTDTLLAEFGAEGLYTSTLFKLGQPFLDHLTPGLELGRSFVATEYQRSIHPLGLLWRGIGRFVARYPRYARLFGPVSISNDYSPISQELIVRFMRGSRRDSGLTGTVEPFHPYHSIDLESEEISSRLGSIEEVSAAIAQVEPDGKGVPVLLRQYLKLNATLLEFNVDPDFANVLDALVLVDLSQAPDEVLVRHMGAEGLVAFRAAATV; this is encoded by the coding sequence GTGCCCGTCGCCGCTCCCGCCGACCGCGCGTTGGTGCTGGACGAGATCGCGCGTCTCGCCGCCACCGGTCCGTTGGTTTCCCAAGCGCGCTTCGACGTGTATCTGGCGAATGCCGATGCCATCCCGGCGATCCTCCACGAGATCGGCCGCCTCCGTGAAATCGCGTTCCGCGCCGTGGGCGAGGGCAGCGGCAAGGCGCTGGACCTCGACCATTACGACCGCTCCTACCTCCACCTTTTCCTGTGGGACCGCGAGGCGCAGGCCGTGGCCGGTGCCTACCGGCTGGGCCGCACCGACACGCTGCTGGCGGAGTTCGGCGCGGAGGGGCTCTACACCTCCACCCTTTTCAAGCTCGGCCAGCCGTTCCTGGACCACCTCACGCCCGGGCTGGAGCTCGGTCGTTCCTTCGTGGCCACGGAATACCAGCGTTCGATCCACCCGCTGGGCCTGCTGTGGCGCGGCATCGGCCGGTTCGTGGCGCGCTACCCGCGCTACGCCCGCCTGTTCGGGCCGGTGAGCATTTCCAACGATTACTCGCCGATCTCGCAGGAGCTGATCGTGCGCTTCATGCGCGGCAGCCGCCGCGATAGCGGCCTGACCGGCACCGTGGAGCCGTTCCACCCCTATCATTCCATCGACCTGGAATCCGAGGAGATCAGCAGCCGTCTCGGCTCGATCGAGGAAGTCTCCGCCGCGATCGCCCAGGTGGAGCCGGATGGCAAGGGGGTGCCGGTGCTGCTGCGCCAGTATCTCAAGCTGAATGCCACGCTGCTGGAGTTCAACGTCGACCCGGATTTCGCCAATGTGCTCGACGCGCTGGTGCTGGTGGACCTGAGCCAGGCGCCGGACGAGGTGCTGGTGCGCCACATGGGTGCCGAGGGTCTGGTGGCTTTCCGCGCCGCGGCCACGGTTTGA
- a CDS encoding 1-acyl-sn-glycerol-3-phosphate acyltransferase codes for MEDALPALAGGGWRATARGLLESVLGIRRSRQAFLDASRHEDPAEDVLRQFGLTPDAAGVVEAIPATGGAIVVANHPFGGADALTLIALCLRARRDFTILANEMAAAAPGVGHWFLPLSILGDRAAARQNALTLRAALEHLRGGGLLAVFPAGEVSTWRRHLGQVADGPWSPHIAALARKAGVPVLPVRFFGENPPWFHVAGAIHPLVRTALLPRVILSRRGHRVVCRAGDLIEIADIQGSADATELLRRKMESVPLP; via the coding sequence GTGGAGGATGCCCTCCCGGCGCTGGCGGGGGGAGGTTGGCGGGCCACGGCGCGGGGGCTGCTGGAGTCGGTGCTGGGTATCCGGCGGTCCCGGCAGGCGTTCCTGGATGCCTCGCGGCATGAGGACCCGGCGGAGGACGTGCTGAGGCAGTTCGGGCTGACTCCGGATGCGGCGGGCGTGGTCGAGGCGATCCCGGCCACGGGCGGGGCGATCGTGGTGGCGAACCACCCCTTCGGCGGCGCGGACGCGCTCACGCTCATCGCGCTGTGCCTGCGGGCGCGGCGGGATTTCACGATTCTGGCCAATGAAATGGCGGCGGCGGCCCCGGGCGTGGGCCATTGGTTCCTGCCGCTTTCGATCCTGGGTGACCGGGCGGCGGCGCGGCAGAACGCGCTGACGCTGCGCGCGGCGCTGGAGCACCTGCGCGGCGGCGGGCTGCTGGCGGTCTTTCCGGCGGGCGAGGTTTCCACTTGGCGGCGGCATCTGGGGCAAGTGGCGGACGGGCCATGGTCGCCCCACATCGCGGCGCTGGCGCGGAAGGCCGGGGTGCCGGTGCTGCCGGTGCGTTTCTTCGGGGAGAACCCCCCGTGGTTCCACGTAGCCGGGGCGATCCATCCGCTGGTGCGGACGGCCTTGTTGCCGCGTGTGATCCTGTCCCGGCGTGGCCACCGCGTCGTCTGCCGGGCCGGGGATTTGATCGAAATTGCTGACATTCAAGGGTCGGCGGATGCCACGGAACTGCTCCGACGAAAGATGGAGTCGGTGCCGCTTCCGTGA
- the mscL gene encoding large conductance mechanosensitive channel protein MscL, with product MLKEFREFILKGNAIDLAVGVLIGAAFGDVVKAFTTGIINPLINAVGGKPDVSLKLWIFDLGVVINSALSLIIVGAILFFIFIKPMNNLKKRMEKKAEEPGAPEPELPADVKLLAEIRDLLKNKA from the coding sequence ATGCTAAAGGAATTCAGAGAGTTCATCCTCAAGGGCAATGCGATCGACCTCGCGGTGGGCGTGCTGATCGGCGCGGCGTTCGGCGATGTGGTGAAGGCCTTCACGACCGGGATCATCAACCCGTTGATCAACGCGGTGGGCGGCAAGCCGGACGTGTCGCTGAAGCTGTGGATCTTCGACCTGGGGGTGGTGATCAATTCGGCGCTCTCGCTGATCATCGTGGGCGCGATCCTGTTTTTCATCTTCATCAAGCCGATGAACAACCTGAAGAAGCGCATGGAGAAGAAGGCGGAGGAGCCGGGCGCGCCGGAGCCGGAACTGCCGGCGGATGTGAAGCTGCTTGCCGAAATCCGGGATCTCCTCAAGAACAAGGCCTGA
- a CDS encoding GDSL-type esterase/lipase family protein codes for MSFRSIAVLSLMLCGAVARAQDAPGSPVFPVPQRGMEKRHQQKVEQIRAKKYDLLMIGDSITHNFEKPEYKAVWEQFFAPRNAIDLGYSGGRTENTLWNLQNGELEGQSPKAVTLLIGTNNTDDANYPVVHTPEQVAQGVSAIVKLLREKCPQSKILLLRIFPRTNVYKKPDGSERGSAEKRFAANLRAGELVAKLADGKDVFFLDVNHVFLKPDGTVDPALAPDLLHPGPAGALAWAKAMEPTLSALMGDTPKEPTPANNAVVPVSKLESDSYDWFKRHEDILKAKEGLDPQVVLIGDSITHFWGGQPQSPGAKARGPQAWERAFDGKKTLNLGFGWDRTQNVLWRLDHGEFDGLHPERVVINIGTNNFSGTKNARANTPAEVAEGIREVILRVRSKSPSSKIVLMGVFPRDKAADSPRRKLIAELNALLKAQWGNVPGVTFLDLGAKFLQPDGTLPVELMSDGTHPTEKGYAIWADGLLEL; via the coding sequence ATGTCATTTCGTTCGATTGCCGTCTTGTCGCTCATGCTGTGCGGGGCCGTGGCCCGCGCCCAGGACGCCCCCGGTTCGCCGGTGTTTCCGGTGCCGCAGAGGGGGATGGAGAAACGCCACCAGCAGAAGGTGGAGCAGATCCGGGCGAAGAAGTATGACCTGCTGATGATCGGGGACTCGATCACGCACAATTTCGAGAAGCCGGAGTACAAGGCGGTGTGGGAGCAGTTCTTCGCGCCGCGGAATGCGATCGACCTCGGTTACAGCGGCGGCCGCACCGAGAACACGCTGTGGAACCTCCAGAACGGTGAGCTGGAAGGGCAGTCGCCGAAGGCGGTGACGCTGCTGATCGGCACCAACAACACCGATGACGCGAACTACCCGGTGGTCCACACGCCGGAGCAGGTGGCGCAGGGCGTCTCGGCGATCGTGAAGCTGCTGCGGGAGAAGTGCCCGCAATCGAAGATCCTGCTGCTGCGGATCTTCCCGCGCACCAACGTTTACAAGAAGCCGGACGGCAGCGAGCGCGGCAGCGCGGAGAAGCGGTTCGCGGCGAACTTGCGGGCGGGCGAGCTGGTGGCGAAGCTGGCGGACGGCAAGGACGTGTTCTTCCTCGATGTGAACCACGTGTTCCTGAAGCCGGACGGCACCGTCGATCCGGCGCTGGCGCCCGACCTGTTGCACCCCGGTCCGGCAGGCGCGCTGGCGTGGGCGAAGGCGATGGAGCCGACGCTTTCCGCCCTGATGGGGGACACGCCGAAGGAGCCTACGCCCGCGAACAACGCGGTGGTGCCGGTGTCGAAATTGGAGAGCGATTCCTACGACTGGTTCAAGCGCCACGAGGACATCCTGAAGGCGAAGGAAGGGCTCGACCCGCAGGTGGTGTTGATCGGGGACTCGATCACGCACTTCTGGGGCGGCCAGCCGCAGAGCCCGGGCGCGAAGGCACGTGGGCCGCAGGCATGGGAGCGCGCCTTCGACGGGAAGAAGACGCTGAACCTCGGCTTCGGCTGGGACCGCACCCAGAACGTGCTGTGGCGGCTGGACCACGGCGAGTTCGACGGCCTGCATCCGGAACGCGTGGTGATCAACATCGGCACCAACAATTTCTCCGGCACCAAGAACGCGCGGGCGAATACCCCGGCGGAGGTGGCGGAGGGCATCCGCGAGGTGATCCTGCGGGTGCGGTCGAAATCGCCCTCCTCGAAGATCGTGCTGATGGGCGTGTTCCCGCGGGACAAGGCGGCGGACTCACCGCGGCGGAAGCTCATCGCGGAGCTCAACGCGCTGCTGAAGGCCCAATGGGGCAATGTCCCCGGCGTGACCTTCCTCGATCTCGGCGCGAAGTTCCTGCAACCGGACGGCACGCTGCCGGTGGAGCTGATGTCGGATGGCACCCACCCGACGGAGAAGGGCTACGCCATCTGGGCGGACGGGCTGCTGGAGTTGTGA
- a CDS encoding GDSL-type esterase/lipase family protein, translating to MLPNGIATALAALASASLALAAETPVEPGPGLQQAGTEARHEAKVAAARAGNHSLILIGGAEIAALETAPYREVWDRFLDARHPLDLGYEGSRTANLLWNLRHGELDGQSPKAIALLTGGDDTAEAGRTPEEVAAGVATIVQVLREKCPEAKVLLLRALPRTEAAADEAAGARAAVDLRAGELVAKLADEEKVFFLDVNHVFFKLDGSLDPLLLPASQRPTPAGAMEVAREMEPVLAPLLGEAPKEPLSANTAVVPVSKLEKDGYDWWERHRAILKLADDLKPEIVLIGDSITHFWDGAPQSDQMKPRGPLSFEQTFSGKRVINLGYGWDRTQNVLWRLDHSELDGIHAQWVVINIGSNNFAGTPNARVNSPAEIADGIREIVLRVRAKSPGSKIVITGVFPFGRDPDASKREPVNELNKLLADSYREVPGIRFIDVNSELLQPDGSLSAEIMPDGVHPAEKGYKIWGDALAKAMQ from the coding sequence ATGCTCCCGAATGGCATCGCGACCGCGTTGGCGGCCTTGGCAAGCGCCTCGCTGGCGTTGGCCGCGGAGACTCCGGTGGAACCGGGCCCCGGCCTCCAACAAGCGGGCACCGAGGCGCGGCACGAGGCCAAGGTGGCCGCGGCGCGGGCGGGCAACCATTCATTGATTCTGATCGGCGGCGCGGAGATCGCGGCGCTGGAAACCGCGCCTTACCGCGAGGTGTGGGACCGCTTTCTCGATGCCCGCCATCCGCTGGACCTCGGCTACGAGGGCAGCCGGACGGCGAACCTGCTGTGGAATCTCCGGCACGGCGAGCTGGACGGGCAATCGCCCAAGGCGATCGCGCTGTTGACCGGCGGGGACGATACGGCGGAGGCCGGGCGCACGCCGGAGGAGGTGGCCGCGGGCGTTGCCACGATCGTGCAGGTGCTGCGGGAGAAGTGCCCGGAGGCGAAGGTGCTGCTGCTGCGCGCGCTGCCACGCACCGAGGCCGCGGCGGATGAGGCCGCCGGCGCGCGGGCCGCGGTGGACCTGCGGGCCGGTGAGCTGGTGGCGAAGCTGGCCGATGAGGAGAAGGTGTTCTTCCTCGATGTGAACCACGTGTTTTTCAAGCTGGATGGCTCGCTCGATCCGCTGCTGCTGCCCGCGTCCCAGCGGCCGACTCCGGCCGGGGCGATGGAGGTGGCGCGCGAGATGGAGCCGGTGCTGGCCCCGCTGCTCGGCGAGGCTCCGAAGGAGCCGCTGTCCGCGAACACCGCGGTGGTGCCGGTCTCGAAATTGGAGAAGGACGGCTACGATTGGTGGGAACGCCACCGCGCGATCCTGAAGCTGGCGGACGACCTGAAGCCGGAGATCGTGCTGATCGGGGATTCGATCACGCATTTCTGGGATGGCGCGCCGCAGTCCGACCAGATGAAGCCGCGCGGTCCCCTTTCCTTCGAGCAGACGTTTTCCGGAAAGCGGGTGATCAATCTCGGCTACGGCTGGGACCGCACCCAGAACGTGTTGTGGCGGCTGGACCACAGCGAGCTGGACGGCATCCACGCGCAGTGGGTGGTGATCAACATCGGCAGCAACAACTTCGCGGGCACGCCGAACGCGCGGGTGAACTCGCCTGCGGAGATCGCAGATGGCATCCGCGAGATCGTGCTGCGGGTGCGGGCGAAATCGCCGGGCTCGAAGATCGTCATCACCGGCGTGTTCCCGTTTGGCCGCGATCCGGATGCCTCGAAGCGCGAGCCGGTCAACGAGCTGAACAAGCTGCTGGCGGACAGCTACCGGGAGGTGCCGGGCATCCGCTTCATCGATGTGAACTCGGAGCTGCTCCAGCCGGATGGCTCGTTGTCCGCCGAGATCATGCCGGACGGGGTGCATCCGGCGGAGAAGGGCTACAAGATCTGGGGGGACGCGTTGGCGAAGGCGATGCAGTGA
- a CDS encoding patatin-like phospholipase family protein, which translates to MTDPRVLQPAPRARLLSFDGGGIRGLFALQIAKRIETLLREKHGRPDLVLADHFHYIGGTSTGAIIAAFLAWGLPVDDIVGLYRENAVAMFRKAGWAQRFTSHRFVSEGLSEFLRSFFVEDDGTPATLGTGKLKTLFLLVARNASTGSAWPLSNNPRAKYNDPVSPGCNLQIPLWQLVRASTAAPTFFPPEVLEVKGEHGEPLTFAFEDGGVTPFNNPAHLMHLMATLPEYRLGWATGIDRMSVVSIGTGKVRTGRGDKLFVDVLAQAKNLPASLIGSFQQYQDLLCRIAGECRHGAPIDGELGDLIRPHDGAKFLYARYDRTFDEEDLGLAAKHTEKGFTLDNLELMDFLAERGAHHAEATVSLAHFDDV; encoded by the coding sequence ATGACTGACCCGCGCGTGCTCCAACCCGCGCCGCGCGCGCGCCTGCTCTCCTTCGATGGCGGCGGCATTCGCGGCCTGTTCGCGTTGCAAATCGCGAAACGCATCGAGACCCTGCTGCGCGAAAAACACGGTCGCCCGGACCTCGTCCTCGCCGATCATTTCCACTACATCGGCGGCACCAGCACCGGCGCCATCATCGCCGCCTTCCTCGCCTGGGGGCTGCCGGTGGACGACATCGTGGGCCTCTACCGCGAGAACGCCGTGGCGATGTTCCGCAAGGCCGGTTGGGCCCAGCGTTTCACCAGCCACCGCTTCGTGTCCGAAGGCCTCTCGGAGTTCCTCCGCTCCTTCTTCGTCGAGGACGATGGCACGCCCGCCACCCTCGGCACCGGGAAACTGAAGACCCTCTTCCTGCTGGTCGCGCGCAATGCCTCCACCGGCTCGGCCTGGCCGCTCTCGAACAACCCGCGGGCGAAATACAACGACCCGGTCTCGCCCGGCTGCAACCTCCAGATCCCGCTCTGGCAACTCGTCCGCGCCAGCACCGCCGCGCCCACCTTCTTCCCTCCCGAGGTGCTGGAGGTGAAGGGCGAGCACGGCGAACCGCTCACCTTCGCCTTCGAGGACGGTGGTGTCACCCCCTTCAACAATCCCGCCCACCTCATGCACCTGATGGCCACCCTGCCCGAGTACCGCCTCGGCTGGGCCACCGGCATCGACCGCATGAGCGTGGTCTCCATCGGCACCGGCAAAGTCCGCACCGGCCGCGGCGACAAGCTCTTCGTCGATGTCCTCGCCCAGGCCAAGAACCTGCCCGCCTCGCTCATCGGCTCCTTCCAGCAATACCAGGACCTGCTCTGCCGCATCGCCGGGGAATGCCGCCACGGCGCGCCCATCGATGGCGAGCTGGGCGACCTCATCCGCCCCCACGATGGCGCGAAGTTCCTCTACGCCCGCTACGACCGCACCTTCGACGAAGAGGACCTCGGGCTCGCCGCCAAGCACACCGAGAAGGGCTTCACCCTCGACAACCTGGAGCTCATGGACTTCCTCGCCGAACGCGGCGCGCACCATGCCGAAGCCACCGTGAGCCTCGCACATTTCGACGATGTCTGA
- a CDS encoding DUF1328 domain-containing protein yields the protein MLHWSLVFLVVALIAGVLGFSGIAGASAHIAWILFVIFLILWIVSFVMRGARKL from the coding sequence ATGTTGCACTGGAGCCTTGTTTTCCTGGTGGTCGCCCTGATCGCGGGCGTTCTGGGCTTTTCGGGAATCGCGGGAGCATCCGCGCACATCGCGTGGATCCTGTTCGTGATCTTCCTGATCCTTTGGATCGTGTCGTTCGTGATGCGCGGGGCCCGGAAGTTGTGA